One part of the Leucobacter triazinivorans genome encodes these proteins:
- a CDS encoding DNA-3-methyladenine glycosylase 2 family protein translates to MTSQPPALDFDACYRAASGRDPRWDGRVYLGVTSTGIYCRPSCPARKPRPENCRFFPSAAACVAAGFRACKRCRPDALPGTRDWDVRGDLVARAVRRIRDGAVDAVGVAGLAAELAVSERHLRRMMVDEIGASPLQLARTRRAHAARALIEETDLPLADIAFAAGFGSVRQFGDTMREEFGIAPSRMSRRRGSAADPLGPVDPVSDPASGPVSDERPRLALRLRTRAPFGAVAIRAHLEAHAVPGRDVIDPDGSTAHAVDVPGGTAIVRIDWAEVPPPAAQSHGGAAVVGVPVVLTLPRLADAMPAIQTVRRMLDLDADPAQIAEALERDPRLGGLLARRPGLRLPAAREPREFALGTVLGQQVSLAAARTLQGRLAAAFARSGALAAPGFLAGPDPERIAACDAQELRDRLGLTRARAETLRSLAGALACGLDVGPGADRDRARAELAAIRGIGPWTVEIVALRSLGDPDAYPAGDLILRRALGVAAGSEAERLAETWRPFRGYATQHLWADFLEAAARKDTP, encoded by the coding sequence GTGACCAGCCAGCCCCCCGCTCTCGACTTCGACGCCTGCTATCGAGCTGCGTCGGGGCGTGATCCGCGCTGGGATGGGCGCGTCTATCTCGGCGTGACGAGCACCGGGATCTACTGCCGCCCGTCGTGCCCGGCGCGCAAGCCGCGCCCCGAGAACTGCCGCTTCTTCCCGAGTGCGGCGGCGTGCGTGGCCGCGGGATTCCGCGCGTGCAAGCGCTGCCGACCCGACGCGCTGCCCGGCACGCGCGACTGGGACGTGCGCGGCGATCTCGTGGCGCGTGCGGTGCGCCGCATCCGGGACGGCGCCGTCGACGCCGTCGGGGTGGCGGGCCTCGCGGCCGAGCTCGCCGTCAGCGAGCGGCACCTGCGGCGCATGATGGTCGACGAGATCGGCGCGAGCCCGCTGCAGCTCGCCCGCACGCGGCGGGCCCACGCGGCGCGCGCCCTCATCGAGGAGACGGATCTGCCGCTGGCCGACATCGCGTTCGCCGCGGGTTTCGGCAGCGTGCGCCAGTTCGGCGACACGATGCGCGAGGAGTTCGGGATCGCGCCGTCGCGCATGTCGCGGCGTCGTGGCAGTGCGGCGGATCCGCTCGGTCCGGTTGATCCGGTCTCCGATCCAGCCTCCGGCCCGGTCTCCGACGAGCGTCCGAGGCTCGCGCTGCGTCTGCGCACCCGGGCCCCGTTCGGCGCGGTCGCGATCCGGGCGCACCTGGAAGCGCACGCCGTTCCCGGCCGCGACGTCATCGATCCCGACGGCTCGACGGCCCACGCCGTCGATGTGCCGGGCGGCACCGCGATCGTGCGCATCGATTGGGCCGAGGTGCCGCCCCCGGCGGCCCAGTCGCACGGCGGTGCGGCGGTGGTGGGCGTGCCCGTCGTGCTCACCCTGCCGCGGCTCGCCGACGCCATGCCCGCGATCCAGACGGTGCGCCGCATGCTCGACCTCGACGCGGATCCCGCGCAGATCGCCGAAGCGCTCGAGCGCGACCCCCGGCTCGGCGGGCTGCTCGCGCGCAGGCCGGGGCTGCGGCTGCCCGCGGCGCGTGAGCCCCGGGAGTTCGCGCTCGGCACTGTCCTGGGGCAGCAGGTCTCGCTCGCGGCGGCGCGCACTCTGCAGGGGCGGCTCGCGGCCGCGTTCGCGCGCTCGGGCGCGCTCGCCGCACCCGGCTTCCTGGCCGGGCCGGATCCCGAACGCATCGCCGCCTGCGACGCGCAGGAATTGCGGGATCGCCTCGGGCTCACCCGGGCCCGGGCCGAAACGCTGCGCTCGCTCGCGGGCGCGCTCGCCTGCGGTCTCGATGTGGGTCCGGGCGCCGACCGCGACCGGGCGCGGGCCGAGCTCGCCGCGATACGCGGGATCGGCCCCTGGACCGTGGAGATCGTCGCCCTGCGCTCGCTCGGCGATCCCGATGCCTACCCCGCGGGCGATCTGATCCTGCGCCGCGCCCTCGGAGTGGCCGCCGGAAGCGAGGCCGAGCGCCTCGCCGAGACCTGGCGGCCCTTCCGGGGCTACGCCACCCAGCACCTCTGGGCCGACTTCCTCGAGGCGGCCGCACGAAAGGACACCCCATGA
- a CDS encoding ABC transporter permease, with protein MNRLMRSLSAEWRKVRATKLWWILGLVLGLYSAMMAAMFAFIFGAMSDEMGGISLPPQQTANMVYSSVSTFGYVIPLLLGALMATGELRHRTLALTFTLEPRRGIVLLSKTVVLLGFGIVLGIAGLLGAIGVGAPVLAATGGEAMLDSGDTWMLVVRVLAAIGLWSIIGFGVGVLVRNQAFAIVLALVFTQFVEPVLRTGAQFWEWSAQVAKFLPGSATDAFVGASVMTSMSSLDPSLPDGAGALGIWGGLLVLLGYAIIAVAAGWALRWRRDVV; from the coding sequence ATGAACCGCCTGATGCGCAGCCTCTCGGCCGAGTGGCGCAAGGTGCGCGCCACGAAGCTCTGGTGGATCCTCGGACTCGTCCTCGGCCTCTACTCGGCCATGATGGCGGCCATGTTCGCCTTCATCTTCGGCGCGATGAGCGACGAAATGGGAGGCATCTCGCTGCCCCCGCAGCAGACCGCGAACATGGTCTACTCGTCCGTCTCGACCTTCGGCTACGTGATCCCGCTGCTGCTCGGCGCGCTCATGGCGACCGGCGAGCTGCGCCACCGCACGCTCGCTCTCACCTTCACCCTCGAGCCCAGGCGCGGGATCGTGCTGCTCAGCAAGACCGTCGTGCTGCTCGGCTTCGGGATCGTGCTCGGGATCGCGGGACTGCTCGGCGCCATCGGCGTCGGTGCGCCGGTGCTGGCGGCGACCGGCGGCGAGGCGATGCTCGACTCGGGCGACACCTGGATGCTCGTCGTGCGCGTGCTCGCCGCGATCGGCCTGTGGAGCATCATCGGGTTCGGCGTGGGCGTACTCGTGCGCAATCAGGCCTTCGCCATCGTGCTGGCGCTCGTGTTCACCCAGTTCGTCGAGCCCGTCCTGCGCACCGGCGCCCAGTTCTGGGAGTGGAGCGCCCAGGTGGCCAAGTTCCTCCCCGGCTCGGCGACGGACGCGTTCGTCGGCGCAAGCGTCATGACGAGCATGTCGTCGCTCGATCCCTCGCTCCCCGACGGTGCGGGGGCGCTCGGGATCTGGGGTGGCCTGCTGGTGCTGCTCGGCTATGCGATCATCGCCGTCGCCGCGGGGTGGGCGCTGCGCTGGCGGCGCGACGTCGTCTGA
- a CDS encoding serine hydrolase domain-containing protein, with amino-acid sequence MIPKLAHRSRLVATALLVTTALGLTACTGGDLAAPAGDVNTVDEALASGIDGAIENAMTLSGSTQAVVGVWSGEQAYVHGYGDVDGSVRIRGAQATQPVMCALLLDLVEEGRVDLDREISKDLTRQSGIEGITYRQLCDMRSGLADFKQGFGTLFANNPTRFWPEQELLAQGLAHSPLSWPGLDMHESDTNAVLLARVLKVKTGQDVSELLSEHVFAKAGMPSSSFPELSSTTVAEPTLAGTNYPLSGGAAVCDAGPVDVPEVSPSMLSGAGATVTTVTDLKNFYEHYFDGDFGGDAASIVTDAFPAQNPKRDEEGTPTEEPAEGGRQWTFGTEKMGPLYGRSGAITGTLTAAYHDPESGYSVVVALNNSAAGASFVRALAFQLASISSETGAAPELPWTADEQVAALQEGAVCQ; translated from the coding sequence GTGATCCCGAAGCTTGCACATCGATCGCGCCTCGTCGCGACCGCACTGCTCGTGACGACGGCGCTCGGGCTCACCGCATGCACCGGCGGCGATCTTGCCGCGCCGGCGGGTGACGTCAACACCGTCGACGAAGCTCTCGCCTCCGGAATCGACGGCGCCATCGAGAACGCGATGACGTTGAGCGGATCGACCCAGGCGGTCGTGGGCGTCTGGTCCGGGGAGCAGGCGTACGTGCACGGATACGGCGATGTCGACGGCTCGGTCAGGATCCGCGGCGCGCAGGCCACGCAACCCGTGATGTGCGCGCTGCTGCTCGATCTGGTCGAGGAGGGCCGGGTCGACCTGGACCGCGAGATCTCGAAGGACCTCACGCGGCAGTCGGGGATCGAGGGCATCACCTACCGCCAACTCTGCGACATGCGATCCGGCCTCGCCGACTTCAAGCAGGGCTTCGGCACCCTGTTCGCCAACAACCCCACGCGATTCTGGCCCGAGCAGGAGTTGCTCGCCCAGGGCCTCGCCCACTCCCCCCTGTCGTGGCCCGGCCTCGACATGCACGAGTCCGACACGAACGCGGTGCTGCTCGCGCGTGTGCTGAAGGTGAAGACGGGCCAGGACGTGTCGGAACTGCTCTCGGAGCACGTCTTCGCGAAGGCCGGGATGCCGTCGAGCTCGTTCCCCGAGCTCTCGAGCACGACCGTCGCCGAGCCGACGCTCGCCGGCACCAACTATCCGCTGAGCGGCGGCGCTGCGGTGTGCGATGCGGGTCCGGTCGATGTGCCGGAGGTCTCCCCGTCGATGCTCTCCGGCGCCGGCGCCACCGTCACGACGGTTACCGATCTCAAGAACTTCTACGAGCACTACTTCGACGGCGACTTCGGCGGGGACGCCGCCTCGATCGTCACCGACGCGTTCCCCGCGCAGAACCCGAAGCGCGACGAAGAGGGCACCCCGACCGAGGAGCCCGCCGAGGGGGGCCGCCAGTGGACGTTCGGCACGGAGAAGATGGGCCCGCTCTACGGCCGGAGCGGGGCGATCACGGGCACGCTCACCGCGGCCTATCACGACCCCGAGTCGGGATACTCAGTGGTCGTGGCCCTGAACAACTCCGCAGCAGGCGCGTCGTTCGTCAGGGCGCTCGCCTTCCAACTCGCCTCGATCTCGTCGGAGACGGGAGCAGCACCCGAGCTGCCGTGGACGGCAGATGAGCAGGTCGCTGCGCTGCAGGAGGGCGCCGTCTGCCAGTAG
- a CDS encoding TetR/AcrR family transcriptional regulator gives MSHPSGRAALLRATIVVVAAGGLRSLTYRAVAAEAGVSHGLVRHHFGSRDQLIAEAMEFAIDESLRGSNMLSSALTAEEFAAGIESLADREAGIQSFQYELLLESRRRPELRPLAEQHYRAYREAIARQLARLGVDDADLTELIWFALDGIVFKQLVAPEDVAPAMRRMRALVAAAQSA, from the coding sequence ATGAGTCACCCCTCCGGCCGCGCCGCCCTGCTGCGGGCCACCATTGTCGTCGTGGCCGCGGGCGGCCTGCGCTCGCTGACCTATCGAGCGGTCGCCGCCGAGGCCGGGGTCTCGCACGGTCTCGTGCGGCACCACTTCGGCTCACGGGATCAGCTCATCGCCGAGGCCATGGAGTTCGCGATCGACGAGAGCCTGCGCGGATCCAACATGCTCAGCAGCGCGCTCACCGCGGAGGAGTTCGCCGCCGGGATCGAGTCGCTCGCGGATCGCGAGGCCGGCATCCAGTCGTTTCAGTACGAGCTGCTGCTCGAATCACGGCGGCGCCCCGAGCTGCGTCCGCTGGCCGAGCAGCACTACCGCGCCTACCGCGAGGCGATCGCCCGTCAGCTGGCGCGCCTGGGAGTCGACGACGCCGACCTGACCGAGCTGATCTGGTTCGCCCTCGACGGGATCGTGTTCAAGCAGCTCGTCGCCCCGGAGGACGTCGCTCCCGCGATGCGCCGCATGCGCGCCCTCGTCGCGGCCGCGCAGTCCGCCTGA
- the solA gene encoding N-methyl-L-tryptophan oxidase, with amino-acid sequence MDLQKTDALVIGAGTVGSMALWQLSKREGLDVVGIEQYGRVHAHGSYVGESRVFRTAVHEGGTYVRMIQRSRDLWRELEKESGRDIYSEVGCLSIAPEGFPDLETALGTVREYDIPHRTLSTEELRKEFPQHTIFDGDVGLLDEHGGGLRPEVAVMSALDLAEANGARLFFNTPVIGIEERSDGVVVRTTQGSWLADTVVLASGSWSTRLSPELDDLLRLQVLGLTWFMPKEPGLFVPEKFPAFLRDAGPVHFFGAPSFDGYAFKACTNPEWPVFRDVADVPTHHTREELIKIGQRAAELFEGLNPEPVRESVHHCAYTPDRLPVVDRSASGRLVTIAGLSGHGFKFSPQLGEWAAQLVAGEESTVDPRFALPERMKVLAERGPYTGGGH; translated from the coding sequence ATGGACCTGCAGAAGACTGATGCGCTGGTGATCGGCGCCGGAACCGTCGGCTCGATGGCGCTGTGGCAGCTGAGCAAGCGCGAGGGGCTCGACGTGGTCGGCATCGAGCAGTACGGCCGCGTGCACGCGCACGGATCGTACGTCGGGGAGTCGCGCGTATTCCGCACCGCGGTGCACGAGGGCGGCACCTACGTGCGCATGATCCAGCGCTCCCGGGATCTGTGGCGGGAGCTGGAGAAGGAATCGGGCCGCGATATCTACTCCGAAGTCGGCTGCCTGAGCATCGCGCCCGAGGGCTTCCCGGATCTCGAGACCGCACTCGGCACGGTGCGCGAGTACGACATCCCCCACCGCACCCTCAGCACCGAGGAGCTGCGGAAGGAGTTCCCGCAGCACACGATCTTCGACGGCGACGTGGGCCTGCTCGACGAGCACGGCGGCGGGCTGCGCCCCGAGGTCGCCGTGATGAGCGCGCTCGACCTGGCCGAGGCGAACGGCGCCCGGCTCTTCTTCAACACCCCGGTCATCGGGATCGAGGAGCGCTCCGACGGGGTCGTCGTGCGCACCACCCAGGGATCCTGGCTCGCCGACACGGTGGTGCTCGCGTCGGGATCCTGGTCGACCCGCCTCTCCCCCGAACTCGACGATCTGCTGCGCCTGCAGGTGCTCGGCCTCACCTGGTTCATGCCGAAGGAGCCCGGCCTGTTCGTGCCCGAGAAGTTCCCCGCGTTCCTGCGCGATGCGGGCCCGGTGCACTTCTTCGGCGCGCCGAGCTTCGACGGCTACGCGTTCAAGGCCTGCACCAACCCCGAGTGGCCGGTGTTCCGCGACGTGGCCGACGTGCCGACGCACCACACCCGCGAGGAGCTCATCAAGATCGGGCAGCGCGCCGCCGAGCTCTTCGAGGGGCTCAACCCCGAGCCGGTGCGCGAGAGCGTGCACCACTGCGCGTACACGCCGGATCGGCTCCCGGTGGTCGACCGCAGCGCGAGCGGCCGCCTCGTCACGATCGCGGGGCTGTCGGGCCACGGCTTCAAGTTCTCGCCGCAGCTCGGCGAGTGGGCCGCGCAGCTGGTCGCGGGCGAGGAGAGCACGGTGGATCCGCGCTTCGCGCTACCCGAGCGCATGAAGGTGCTGGCCGAGCGCGGCCCCTACACCGGCGGCGGGCACTGA
- a CDS encoding tyramine oxidase subunit B, protein MKGHTAVPDTTIEFLYLNEPDMIRAGVTDMAECVDTMSDMLGLFAQGDYRMAGSENNSHGAQIFFPETEEFPGMPVDGPDRRFMAMPAYLGGDYQVAGCKWYGSNIENKKQGLPRSILMFTLNDKDTGAPLAIMSANLLSAYRTGAIPGVGARYLAREDARVVGIVGPGPMNRTSLESFMAVRPGIDTVKVSGRGQAGIDTFIAWAREKFPQITTIEQVPDMEAAVRGSDIVSIAVPSPMGSEHYPTVRDEWVKPGAFICCSAHLAVEESLVLRSRHVADARKIYQAWAEEIPAPAHETVGIWGMHLVDRVRDGRMTPEQFEDMGEIIQGLTPARRNDDEVFIYSVGGMPVEDVAWATKVYRNAVRDGIGTKLKLWDEPALA, encoded by the coding sequence ATGAAGGGACACACCGCCGTGCCGGACACCACGATCGAATTCCTGTACCTCAACGAGCCCGACATGATCCGCGCCGGCGTCACGGACATGGCCGAGTGCGTCGACACGATGAGCGACATGCTCGGCCTCTTCGCGCAGGGCGACTACCGCATGGCCGGCAGCGAGAACAACTCGCACGGCGCGCAGATCTTCTTCCCCGAGACCGAAGAGTTTCCCGGCATGCCCGTCGACGGCCCGGATCGCCGCTTCATGGCGATGCCCGCCTACCTCGGCGGCGACTACCAGGTCGCCGGCTGCAAGTGGTACGGCTCCAACATCGAGAACAAGAAGCAGGGACTCCCCCGCTCCATCCTCATGTTCACCCTGAACGACAAGGACACCGGCGCCCCGCTCGCGATCATGAGCGCCAACCTGCTGAGCGCCTACCGCACCGGCGCCATTCCCGGCGTCGGCGCCCGCTACCTGGCCCGCGAGGACGCCAGGGTCGTCGGCATCGTCGGCCCCGGCCCCATGAACCGCACCTCGCTCGAGTCGTTCATGGCCGTGCGCCCCGGCATCGACACCGTCAAGGTTTCGGGTCGCGGCCAGGCCGGCATCGACACCTTCATCGCGTGGGCGAGGGAGAAGTTCCCCCAGATCACCACGATCGAGCAGGTGCCCGATATGGAGGCCGCCGTGCGCGGATCCGACATCGTGAGCATCGCCGTGCCCAGCCCCATGGGATCGGAGCACTATCCGACCGTGCGCGACGAGTGGGTCAAGCCCGGCGCGTTCATCTGCTGCTCGGCGCACCTCGCGGTCGAGGAGAGCCTCGTGCTGCGGTCGCGCCACGTTGCCGACGCGCGCAAGATCTACCAGGCCTGGGCCGAGGAGATCCCCGCCCCCGCCCACGAGACGGTCGGCATCTGGGGCATGCACCTCGTCGACCGCGTGCGCGACGGTCGCATGACCCCTGAGCAGTTCGAGGACATGGGCGAGATTATCCAGGGCCTCACCCCCGCGCGCCGCAACGACGACGAGGTGTTCATCTACTCCGTCGGCGGCATGCCCGTCGAGGACGTGGCGTGGGCGACGAAGGTCTACCGCAACGCGGTGCGCGACGGCATCGGCACCAAGCTCAAGCTGTGGGACGAGCCGGCGCTGGCCTGA
- a CDS encoding methylated-DNA--[protein]-cysteine S-methyltransferase: MTSPTPLSSAVVDVVGRPFRAIWTPEDGALRAGGFATDADPGADRLIARLERLDPALAARGLAAAPATDGPVVDALRAYAGGDLTAIDAIPVAQPETPFRGEVWRALRRVPGGRAVTYTELATLAGRPAAVRAAASGCANNLVALVVPCHRIVRADGGLGGYLFGADLKERLLRHEGALR; the protein is encoded by the coding sequence ATGACTTCCCCGACGCCCCTCTCCTCCGCCGTGGTCGACGTCGTCGGCCGCCCGTTCCGCGCGATCTGGACCCCCGAGGACGGCGCCCTCCGGGCCGGAGGGTTCGCGACCGACGCCGATCCCGGGGCCGACCGCCTGATCGCGCGGCTCGAGCGGCTCGATCCCGCGCTCGCGGCGCGCGGCCTCGCCGCCGCTCCTGCGACCGACGGCCCGGTCGTCGATGCGCTGCGCGCCTACGCCGGCGGCGACCTCACCGCGATCGACGCGATCCCGGTCGCGCAGCCGGAGACGCCGTTCCGCGGTGAGGTGTGGCGCGCGCTGCGGCGGGTGCCCGGCGGCCGCGCCGTGACCTATACCGAGCTCGCGACGCTTGCGGGCCGCCCCGCGGCCGTGCGGGCCGCCGCCTCGGGCTGTGCGAACAACCTCGTGGCGCTCGTGGTGCCGTGCCACCGGATCGTGCGCGCGGACGGCGGGCTCGGCGGGTATCTCTTCGGCGCCGACCTCAAGGAGCGCCTGCTGCGCCACGAGGGCGCGCTGCGCTGA
- a CDS encoding ATP-binding cassette domain-containing protein, translating into MAQQAIRVEVSELSKRFGAVQAVRGLSFAAEPGRVTGFLGPNGSGKTTTLSMVLGLTRPDHGTATIGGVPYAALERPALTVGSSLSADFHPAHTGRAHLDIVRRAIGVPRSAVDEKLELVGLADAADRKTGGYSLGMRQRLALAAALLGDPGVVLLDEPINGLDPEGIRWIRLLLRHLAGEGKTVLLSSHLLSEVQQTVDDVVVIRRGELAFTGTLAELQRGTGERTVLVGVARPDSGEQPELARALQAAGAQVHGARGSTMRVTGLDPAAVGLVALGAAIPLAHLSVEQSELEQSFLELVEDRGAEPPAAPATEGGAA; encoded by the coding sequence ATGGCTCAGCAAGCGATACGCGTGGAGGTGTCGGAGCTCTCCAAGCGCTTCGGCGCCGTGCAGGCCGTACGGGGGCTCAGCTTCGCCGCCGAACCGGGGCGCGTCACCGGGTTCCTCGGGCCGAACGGCTCGGGCAAGACCACCACCCTCTCGATGGTGCTCGGCCTCACCCGCCCCGACCACGGCACCGCCACGATCGGGGGCGTCCCCTACGCCGCGCTCGAGCGCCCGGCACTCACGGTGGGCAGTTCGCTCTCGGCCGACTTCCATCCCGCGCACACGGGCCGCGCGCACCTCGACATCGTGCGGCGCGCCATCGGCGTCCCCCGGAGCGCGGTCGACGAGAAGCTCGAACTCGTGGGCCTGGCCGACGCCGCCGACCGCAAGACCGGCGGGTACTCGCTCGGCATGCGCCAGCGCCTCGCCCTGGCGGCCGCACTGCTCGGCGACCCCGGAGTCGTGCTGCTGGACGAGCCGATCAACGGCCTCGACCCCGAGGGGATCCGCTGGATCCGCCTGCTGCTGCGACACCTCGCCGGCGAGGGCAAGACGGTGCTCCTGTCGTCGCACCTGCTCAGCGAGGTGCAGCAGACGGTCGACGACGTGGTGGTGATCCGACGCGGCGAACTCGCGTTCACCGGGACGCTCGCCGAGCTGCAGCGGGGCACCGGCGAGCGCACCGTGCTCGTCGGCGTCGCCCGCCCCGATTCCGGCGAGCAGCCGGAACTGGCGCGCGCGCTGCAGGCCGCCGGGGCCCAGGTGCACGGCGCCCGGGGCAGCACGATGCGGGTGACGGGCCTGGACCCCGCGGCCGTGGGCCTCGTGGCGCTCGGCGCCGCGATCCCACTCGCCCACCTCAGCGTCGAGCAGAGCGAACTGGAGCAGAGCTTCCTGGAGCTGGTGGAGGATCGGGGCGCCGAGCCGCCGGCAGCACCCGCGACGGAAGGGGGTGCGGCATGA